From Peromyscus maniculatus bairdii isolate BWxNUB_F1_BW_parent chromosome 8, HU_Pman_BW_mat_3.1, whole genome shotgun sequence, a single genomic window includes:
- the LOC102913749 gene encoding N-sulfoglucosamine sulfohydrolase, with protein sequence MSYPMRSVHHQNFRLIHNLSFKMPFPIDQDFYVSPTFQDLLNRTTAGQPTGWYKDLHHYYYRERWELYDVSRDPRETQNLAADPHFSQVLEMLKAQLAKWQWETHDPWVCAPDGVLEEKLTPQCRPLHNEL encoded by the coding sequence ATGTCCTACCCCATGCGCTCGGTACACCACCAGAACTTCCGCCTCATTCACAACCTCAGCTTCAAGATGCCATTTCCCATCGACCAAGATTTCTATGTCTCGCCGACCTTCCAGGACCTCCTGAACCGAACCACAGCTGGCCAGCCCACGGGCTGGTACAAGGATCTCCACCATTACTACTACCGGGAACGCTGGGAACTCTACGATGTCAGCCGGGACCCTCGAGAGACACAGAACCTGGCCGCTGACCCACACTTCTCGCAAGTACTGGAGATGCTGAAAGCCCAGCTGGCCAAATGGCAGTGGGAGACGCATGACCCCTGGGTGTGCGCCCCTGACGGGGTCCTGGAGGAAAAGCTCACACCGCAGTGCCGACCTCTTCACAACGAGCTCTGA
- the LOC121831600 gene encoding caspase recruitment domain-containing protein 14-like isoform X1 — MCFWAENCFTLAPYTLVHPHRPARPRPVLFVPRVVGKILSKKLCLLRGFKQCPAEYLSQEEYVTWSQRGDIIQEGESIGDHHWVTRHAVESLMNTSTHALLDVRLDSVRVLHRMDIFPIIIHVSVNEKTAKRLRKGLQRLGTSEEQLLEAARQEEGELDRVPCLYSSLASDNWSDLDSLLSCVRLAIADEQKKVVWTEQSPC; from the exons ATGTGCTTCTGGGCAGAGAACTGCTTCACCCTGGCCCCATACACCCTGGTGCACCCCCACAGGCCTGCCCGGCCCCGGCCTGTGCTCTTCGTGCCCAGAGTAGTTGGGAAGATCCTGAGTAAAAAGCTCTGCCTCCTCCGAGGCTTTAAGCAGTGTCCGGCAG AGTACTTGAGCCAAGAGGAGTATGTCACCTGGAGCCAGAGAGGAGATATCATCCAGGAGGGAGAGTCGATAGGTGACCACCACTGGGTCACCCGGCATGCTGTGGAGTCCCTCATGAATACG AGCACCCACGCCCTGCTGGATGTCCGGCTGGACAGTGTCCGTGTCCTGCACAGGATGGACATCTTCCCCATCATCATCCATGTTTCTGTCAATGAGAAGACAGCAAAGAGACTCAG GAAGGGCCTGCAGCGGCTTGGCACCTCGGAGGAGCAGCTCCTGGAGGCGGCACggcaggaggagggggaattGGACAGAGTGCCCTGTCTATACAGCAGCCTGGCCTCTGACAACTGGAGTGACCTGGACAGCCTGCTCAGCTGTGTGCGCCTGGCCATTGCAGATGAGCAGAAGAAAGTGGTGTGGACGGAGCAGAGCCCCTGCTGA